In Trichocoleus desertorum ATA4-8-CV12, the DNA window GATTTGGGCGTGTTGTCGAAAGTGTAATTTCTGGTTATCTTCAAGCAGGTTCAACGGGAGTTCGTCCCAGGGCAGATTCAGCGTGTAAATGTCAGTTTGGGCAACCATGTCAGTTCACCTGTAATTCAACAGTCTTGTGCTTAAGCAGGGCGATCACTCGGTTGCGATCGCCCACTACTGAGCGCTGATCAAGGTAATGCGATCGAGGGCAGCGCGATAGCGTTCTGAATTGCCAATTTGTTGATAAAACTTGGCGGCTTGTTTGAAGTCTGAGATGGCGGACTTGGTGTTACCGAGTTGATTCTGAAGCTCACCACGACTGTAAAACGCCGCTCCAATATTGCCTTCACCCCAACCCTGATTGATTTTGATGGCTTCAGTGAAATCTTGAAGGGCTTGCTGCCGCTGCTTTAAGGCGGCATAAACCTTAGCTCGGTTACTGTACGCTAGTGAGGATGGCTGAAGCTGGATGGAGCGGGTGTAGTCACTTTGTGCACCCTGGTAGTCTCGTAGAAGGCTTTTAGCGACGCCTCGATTGGAGTAGAGAAGCGCATTATTGGGATAGCGGCGAATCCCTTCGTTCAAGATCGCTAACCCTTTCTGATAGTTGCTTTGTCTGAATTGAAGACTGCTTGCCAGAGTATAGTATCCAATTTGTTGGCGTTGTTGAGCCACAAATCCTCGCCGTCCTGGCAGACTGTTGATGGCAGCAGCGGGAATAGCAAAGTTGAGATTGGTGCCCGGATTGCCGCCTTGAACAATCCCAATGACTTGACCGTCCTCATTCAGCAGAGGTCCACCAGAACTTCCAAAGCTAGCAGTTGCGGTAAATTGAATCATGCCACTGCCGTCGATGCGGCTGACGATGCCATCGCTGAGGCTTCTCTCCAAGCCCTTTGGATCGCCGATCGCATAAGCTTTTTGCCCAATTTTGGGAGGTACAGCTTGAATGCTCAAACTTGGAAGCGGTTTTTCAGGGCGGATCTGAATCAGGGCTAAGTCAACTTGCGCATTCCGAGACACTACAATGCCTGAATAAATGGAGCCATCTGCTAACTTAATCGCAACTTGTTTGTTCGTTCCGACTACATGCTGATTGGTTAGAATCAATCCTTTAGAATTGGCAATAAATCCACTTCCGTAGTTCAAGGATTTGCCATTTGGCGCTGAGATTGAAACCACCGCAGGACTCGATCGCTGATAGAGAGTGGCTGGATCAAGGGCAAATGCAAAATGAGTCAAACCCAGGGAGAGCGCAACGGTGTTTAGCGCTGTAAAAGCCTTGGATACCAATTTCATCAGGGGTTCTCCTGTGTAAGCGTAAAATGATTTACCTTGAAAATTGGAATGAGGTTGCTTAACTGAATCAGCTCCGCGATCGCGTGCCATGAGACGCTCGAGATCGCGGAGACGAAACAAGGGTAAATTTGTGATAACCGCAGATCAGGAATGATGCAGGAAGGAATGCGGTGGATAAGAATGTTGAGTGCTTGGTTTAAAGCTTAAGTAAGACGGGCTGAGAAGGCATTCGTTCTACCCACAAATTGCGTGGTGGGAAGTGCGTAAGCGTGATTGCGGGAAAGTGCAACTTGAAGGGTTAATGCTACTTTCTAGGGAATTGTCTGCCAGAGTCATTATTTGTAGTCTCAGGCGATCGCAAACTCAGCAATTAGCCGCGTTGCCGTGGGTGAAAAGCGAAACTGAGGTTTGTATCGATAAGCAGTCGTAGCGATGATGTTAGCCCTTAAGTGCGCGATCGCCTATGATGAAATGCGAGATGAAAAGATGACAGAATATACTGCCATCTTTTGCCACTGTGCAGAGCAGTGTAAGGCGATCGGTCTTATGTCTGCTGCTTACTTCCGCCGAGCCAATCTTGAAGCTGGACAGGTGTCTTAATTAATTGGGTGTCGTTGGAGATCAAAAGCCACCGCCTGCGCCACCCCCGCCACTGCTACCGCCACCAAAGCCGTCACCACCGCCTGCGCCACCCCCGCTATAACTCCCGCTGTGGCTGTTACTTGGAAAAGACACAATTGCGCGTGGTTTAGAGCGCTTGTTTCCACCGCCACCACTATTGGAATCATCGTCATCATGATTGCGAATAATCGCAGCAATGCATAAAGAACCAAACACCAGCAATGCTCCCCATCCTAAAAAGTTGAGTAGGTCATGGGTGAAGCTTGATACCTCTGTAGCTGAGTTGGAGGATACTTCGTCTACAGAACTGGGACTAACTGCTGTATTCATGGCAGATATCTGCACCGCTGTGGTGTTCAGTGATGCATTGGCCGTTGGGCTAGAAGCACTAGCACTGTAGATCACAGGGGCTAAATCTTGGCTCACCGCTTGAATTCCTGCTA includes these proteins:
- a CDS encoding serine protease; the protein is MKLVSKAFTALNTVALSLGLTHFAFALDPATLYQRSSPAVVSISAPNGKSLNYGSGFIANSKGLILTNQHVVGTNKQVAIKLADGSIYSGIVVSRNAQVDLALIQIRPEKPLPSLSIQAVPPKIGQKAYAIGDPKGLERSLSDGIVSRIDGSGMIQFTATASFGSSGGPLLNEDGQVIGIVQGGNPGTNLNFAIPAAAINSLPGRRGFVAQQRQQIGYYTLASSLQFRQSNYQKGLAILNEGIRRYPNNALLYSNRGVAKSLLRDYQGAQSDYTRSIQLQPSSLAYSNRAKVYAALKQRQQALQDFTEAIKINQGWGEGNIGAAFYSRGELQNQLGNTKSAISDFKQAAKFYQQIGNSERYRAALDRITLISAQ